The region agctcatagtttcctgctaaatacactcaaatgggatctaatacatgcatagcgtgataataagacataattatgagtcagtcatcttgtaggatctccatgcactattctcctggggtacatcctagcaaactggtcaatcacaatggggatgtccagtcattctagtgttagtcattgcttctcagtatctctcagtggagcaagaggtgatTGGGATAGTGCAGAGGATCTATTATGTAgcattacataacaacattggaatggcaatactgattgcacatgctcaattgggcgtggtcatgaCTTGTAATCGTGTCAATGAGATAGAGCTGCACAAGCTACTGAGTGATAcgattagtttcatggttgtctgggaggacaggggggtgctcaagcccccaaagccccccattgtacacgccactggtaaatagcgggtatatttcgatggtataaattttcgcggatgtggctttagaaaggttttcgcggatttaattttcgttgaatagcgccttttttgcagcataCAATCATGatgaaatattaaattcgcggttataaatgttcgcggttcatgcctaatccgcgaaaaccacaaacatttatactgTCGAAATATACTGTTTTAGCATATCTGCATGTGATGATACTGGGctctctgtataattatataaaaccAGTTTGTCTTTTTGCACTTTCCCTTATGTGCAGTGACCAATTCAAGATAGGTCTGCCGAAAAAATTATACCAAGGTACTAACCAGTAGCTATTCGgttgttattattgttgagTGGAATAGCTGATTCGAAAAACCATGCGCTTAACAGCATTTATAATTACCATTTTTTCAATCGCATAAAgataataatacagtagatctaTTATAGCACACAATTTTGGAGGAaatgtttttaacaacaatcatggtcatgCAATCATTACCCAACCGAACTTTTAACAGTGAATGTGTTCGGCATGCACACTTTGATGCCTGGTATGGCATGCAGCAATGCAAAAATGCTcatttatgataattataataatacaaaaaaaacctattgctaataattatatatgctagctatatatatataattatagtagctttattttTTTTAAATTGACATctctaccgaggcatcagcaaccgtggtgctttcattataagtGATATATCCTACAACAATTTAATATTAAACAAACATCTCTTTGGGAATAGCTATATTATGTCTCTTTagtaatcattaatttttttagatagtTTCGTCAGTGCTGAAAAAGTTGTTAAAAAGTTGCTGAAGAGACGTGTGAAGAAAACGAGATCGCCTGATTGGTACACTGCGCTTGATTTGATCACGATGTTTATCAAGATCAACACCGTCTACTCGGCTATTGTTGGGATGACACAATCCACTGATTTCTGCAGCAGCACTGAAGTTGCTGCAAGCTCAGTTTTCCTGTCCATCTGTGTTCTACTGGGAATTGCTAGCGAGTTAATCGATGCTTTGGATACGAATTTAAAGAGCATGCAACAAAGAATACCGTAtatgttatatatatagagagtataataatattcgtggttttcgcggattaagcatgaaccgcgaatttaatattccatgcatgcatgctgcaaaaaaggcgctattccacaaaaattaaatccgcgaaaacttttctaaaggcacatccgcgaaaatttataccctcgaaatatacccgctaatatacggtatatcaatAAGTCATTCAATCAATTGGTAACTATCGGCATGATTCTTATTGTCACTATTTGCCTTCCCTTTTATTTACTGGCCGATAATTTCCAGCCTCTCGATTGTGCGTTCAGTTGTGACACTATTGTTGCTAATGCGATCATCAGCACAACCACATGCAACTGGACGGCCAACAGTGGAGTTAGACTGGGGTTTACCCTAACCACGCTTATTATCGTCCTCATCTTCTCCAGTGTTTATTTCTATCATGTTCGATTAGCTGAAATAAATCGAAAGAAGCTGAAGAGtaacattgttataattactGGGAAAGAATTTAAATTATTAGGTATTGTCTCATATTCACATTACACCAGGCCCtgataacattatttttaccCATTATTAACCCTATTCtcgaaaaatgtgcctatatATTAAAAATCCAAAAATGAATGcgacaaaaataataattatagactaaattaacataaacacagcacacatgcaaagctaactgacacatgtacacgacattattaatataatcatgattCTCATAATATTGGTGATAATCCTTCAAGCCATGAAatgtcgttatgcaaaacttaatgtaatgatctttaccattgatgactattatgctaaaaattattccgagcataatttatcagggcctacatTACACACTGTGCATATGGCAAATGACACTATCATTAGTAACATACAAATCTTGAGTAtaagcaataaaaataatgagctatgctaataataataatttttttctgATGTGTTCCGAGctttcacctttgaccctaaGCGAGTCCCCGTCTAACTTGCCATGGTGACTATGGGATGGACTTTGACCTGGGCTTGATACTGATTTGATCTCTGTCGGGTTGTCATAGCGACTATAGTCTGGAAACTCGGTAATAGTTTTAGAGAACTTGACTTTCGAAGCCGATCTCCTAGCGTCTctacagtgtgtgggcgtgtgtgtgggtggggggtaatttataaagaacagaaataaTGCTGCAACTAAAGTGACTGCTATAGTGTACACACTgctatagtgtacacacacgattggtaatacacagtgacactagCAAGAGCAAGTGTATGCAATGGCCGAGTGGTCTCCCAGTAAAGTGTAGGGATAACTCACTCTGTGTGTCTCTGGCTCCTGGAGGACCTCTCACTCTTGCTATCAGCCTGGGCAGAGAAATCAAACAATGTAGGTGGCTACTAAATAAGTGTATGCTGTTTGTTAcattgaaacctgtctataccCTACAACTagcctctataatacagccaggttaatgggctccatagcatgtgtttggacttgtgttagcaggccaccctctataatacagccaggttaatgggccccaaagtctccggAGAGCATGTgtccctctataatacagccggGCCCCAAATCTCTGCCCGGTGCATGGCCACTACCAAACGGGTATGATACAGTATTGCACaaaagctacacacatgtacagtgtctctCACCTCATCTGACTTGCTGCAGAGGTGCTGTATGATAGGAGTGAGGGGGGAGAAGGTTCGGGTCATACCACCACCACGTTGACGAGCCTCTCCATTAGCATTCATATGCTGAGCTACTGACGTCATCtgcttcctgtgtgtgtgtgtgggggtgtgtggtgggagggtgtgtgtgtgtgtgtgtgtgtgtgatgggagggtgtgtgcgtgtgtgtggtgggagggtgtgtgtgtgggggggagggtgtgcgtgtgagtatgtgtgtgtgggggggtggtgcagtcatagtgtgtgtatattatTACATGACATGGTATCGTGCTAAATCTGTCATCACCCAAATatctggtaccatttgaaaggtctttttctaagctttcggaaaatcataaaattgaatccacggaattcaagttatggcgactgaaCGAGTTCACTAaccaattgattaaacgggggacatgtacatgtagtacatacctgcacattaatttatactattcacTCACTCTAACACTTCTTGGGGGGTGGCTGTTCGATAGTCAATGGTATTATGGTCCTCCCTTTATCTGCTGCTTCATGACCTCTGTCCTTTGACCTTCGCGACCTCTTCTTAGCAGCATGATCCGGGGGTACAGGGGGACGATTGGAGGTTCGTTTAGGGGTAGTGGGTGGTTCAGGGGGCTCCTTCCGCACAGGTACTTGACCcctgctggggggaggggttgattaaacgggggacATTTTACATTCTTGCTTTGAACACTTTTCTCTTTCTTTTCTGATCCACGTGGCACAAAAGTAGTgagggagggggcggggctggtgTTTTATTCATTTCCCTTTAGCCTAAGAAGGGAAATGAATAaaacaccagcccctccccctcccactaattaattgtctctcaAGAACTTATGACAATGacaatttatatatatatagcactatTGATGATGAACAACAGACAAATAGTTATAATTAATGTCCAAAATTGTATATAGACCACAGTCAATAATTGTATCAAATGATCACTTGAGGACAACACAATgaatgaggtataattatacaaaaacaaagtGTGTAAATTATGTTCAGTTCAAGTCCAGGAAGCAGCTGTCACAGACTCTGACCAACTTCTTTGAGGAGGGCAGCTGGGTGCTTTGTGAAGTGCACTGTTGGCAGAATAttatcctgtgtgtgtgtgtgtgtgtgggggtgtgggtgtctgtgtgtgtgtgtgtgtgtgtgtgtgtgggtgtgtgtgtgtgtgtgtgtgtgtgtgtgtgtgtgtgtgggggggggatcCATTAATTAATGAATGTCTGAACATACGtaacagtacatacatgtgtagctcttagttcaatatttcacaaacttcctttatttagaataatagcgcatgcattgcagaatgcagaggctgcaaaaacgcattgattttacaatgacttcgatgtaaaagggtgtgccagctcagcacaattttactgcggaagctatacaggaagtagttagtgggcgttcaaatagcaatcaaaattccaggctcttaaacgaaTAGGACTATTTATAAGGCCTAGGAacaggcctgtattgtctgggccaggttttgtggtggtagtatctgataatggggatgggtctatgtggttcttctataggtggcaagcacaattaacctctaattttggttcttagatattagcacaaggcattagtcaagatagtagtgtgtgtgtgtgtgtgtgtgtgtgggtgtgggtgtccTAAAATCCTtatcattaccacaaaaccaccatacaatgcaaacaacatgtagcaatgatggcttctagaacTTGTATGGTACTTTTTAGGGCTAATATTTTCTGGCTAATGTGAGAGACAAAATTAGACCCTCGACAATTCCCCGCTATATGGTGGTATCAATGGTAGatgctcttatctactcttggtggtatggaaactcacatacaaattatggtAAGGATTTGAAGTGGAGAATGGGCTGGGACTAgcttgcatacatgtataccagcagatgtggtgggagggtgtgtgtgtgggaggggggggcgcagtcatagtgtgtgtgtgtgtgtggtgtgtgtgtgttgggagggtgtgtgtgtggtgtgtgtgtgtgtggggagtgcagtcatagtgtgtgtataggtacactagttataattcaagcacggacatgttacagtagttgaacatctttcagcagccataactttagtaccgtgaccccaatttcaaaaatttgatgattttctgaaagcttagaaattaagagaccttttaaatgatgtatttcaatccaatatttcgatgtggacataattattttgattttGAACCCTGGGctattattacatggtatCGTGCTAAATCtgtcatctcccaaatatctGGTACTATTTGAAaagtctttttctaagctttcggaaaatcataaaattggatccacggaattcaagttatggcgactgaacgagtccactaactaattgattaaacgggggacatgtacatgtagtacatacctgcacattaatttatactattcactcactctaacacttcttggtgggtggctgttcgatagtcaatggtattatggtcctcccctttatctgccgcctcatgacctctgtcCTTTGACCCTCGCGACCTCTTCTTAGCAGCAGGATCCGGGGGTACAGGGGGACGATTGGAGGGGTAGTGGATGGTTCAGGGGGCGCCTTCCgcacaggtacatgtacttgacccctgctggggggaggggaaGGTTGATAATTCAAACGTTCAATTGTGTCATAACAAGAGTAGAAAAGAGTACTTATTTCTTGAATTAAAAGTCGTAACTTGAGTTGGTGAAATCCATTTAATAAAACATGTGCTCTCTTTATGTCCTACATGTATCACATGGTGTAATAAATCTACCACCTTTTTATCTGGTGGAAGGGACCTGGCTCTAGCCTTGGTGAAATTACCCACTTGGGTACAAAACCATCTCTGCATGAGATAATCATCTTATGTTATATTTCTTAGAGCTACAAAGCTAATAACGAGGCTGTACCTGAATGAGATGTAGTCCTGGGTGGTTGAGGAAGGTGACGACTCTCTTACTGTCCTCCTTGGACACGCTACTTGATAATCTGTACCTATAGAGGAGGATACAGGCACTGAGGCATAAATATAGAACCTTTTTGCAGTGCCTTACTGGGAAACCTATAGAACTACATTACATAAGCACAAATCATtaatagtacagtacagtacgtgcacttgcaacagagatttgcagagcaaaaccacaattacaTTTTTAAATAATTTCGGCCATTTCTACAAAAAAAAGAGACAGAACCTAGTCTACCAAAAAGGGTAAGTTGGGTCGTCGCCCGGTTTCCGTGAAACTTTgtttcacagaaaccgggcgacACCCCAACTTGTATGTACTTGAGAAGGAGTATGATGACTTCAAAATTTAGGGATATTTTGTAAAGAAAGTCCCCAAGAAGGAATCGAACCCACGCCTTATCTATCATCTAATCTactaagccaccaccctaaccactaagctACACCTATTCTGTCCCTAGTTATTACACCTCTTAGTCATCACATGTTGTGCTCCTCAACACAGGAAATGGGTGTAGCCTGAAACCACCTCCAGCCCAGAGAGAGACTTGAGAATTATCTTTGCCAAGTGATGCTTCTTTATTGGAACTCTTATGTACCTCATTCTCCCCTCCCCGGCCCCATCAGCACGGCTAGCAGGGGTCAAAGtgcaccacacactcacacctgtACAGCAGAAAcaaaagtacagtacatcGATCAGCTCTGAAACTAGAGCTCAGATCACGAATCTGAATTCTGAAAGCTctcgttcagatggtatgctcaaaacACAAATTTGTAACAGGCTATTTTCATAAAGACTATGGCCATGGCATAACAGGCCCACACAATTCTTCTGAAATAGACTCTTTGCTTTTAGAAATAATGTTATCGCACTCTTCAAACAGCTCCACCACAGAGCTCATCTTAACATCCTTCATTTCTAGGGTACTATAATccgctctgtaactagagttctgatggtctaAATTGAAAGGGTTTTCTGTTAACACATCATCAAAAGGCCTCTTCCTAAGCAGATACtgaaattaacgttattgtaCCAACGCACCCTTCCAACAACTCCACCCCAGAGCTGATCTCCTCAGTGTTGATAAAGTTGAGGACCATTTCCTGTCCAACAGAACAGTAGCTCTTTGAGAGGACAGGCATGTCTTCATTCCAGATCTGTACGATTTCTTGATCGAACCCTCTTAtcctcacactcacaccacacacacacagtcaccaccgcccacacactctgAGAACTGCTCACCCACAGCAGCCAACAACAGCTCCTGTCATACCTTGGTCTGAGGGGGCGGGGGATTATGACATGATTATGATTGTGATTTCAAATGTAAACATTTTTCAGTgcttgtatctaagcacaccattggaaagtaATTCTGAGctatcagggtttcatacagagggggggggggctgggaTCGCCCCCAGCCAAAATCCCCCCTAGAACTTTGAAAAAATACTGATGTAATAGCAAAATGTATTAATAGTAAAATATCATGATTTGAAACACACAAAAAGCCCAAATTGCACCTCAGACGTAAAATCATTTTGTAAAATTTTACGATGATCATTTCGTAAAAAAAGGAACAACATCAACgtttccccctcccagctaacaatcctgtatgaaacccagGGTCTATTGAATGCAGCAAATTGGACAAtatgaacacaaattacggtctctcaaagatagctaccaaaaGACCGAAATTTGGAAAACAGTGTAAGGCTATCATAACATAGCCGTTGCTTATCACAGAACTTGTATACTATAATCATGGCGCCTCACTGTGTGCATCTTTCTGACTTTGAATGACCACAATCCACCATGAGCATTATCAGAGTCCTCCCAAATAGGTCTCCTATTCTCATTCCTCATAAGATGGTAGCTCTCTCTCTCGCCCAACTGCTCTATGGGACGAAtattgttgaccacaccccaaaATGCCTGTTGGTGGGTAGGGGGCGATGTATTGATATTATAATGAACGTGATGGACATCACCTTGATGGTCTTGACTGTACACAAAGGTTTTAGATTCTCAAAGAAATCTTTGGCAGTTGATCCTCTTCGTGTACTGTATGAATAATGAGAACAttcacaatataattataataacacgcacacaccataTTATAGTACAGGGGCACAGCACAAAATACACTATAGAGTACAACACTAGTAGTAGATACAGCATGGGACAGAGGGCCAGTTGCCTGTATGACTATTGCATAAAACACGAGGATTCTCATGCTACATCTGTTTTATATCCCGtaccaaatcatgcctcgaggctatgCGTAATATAACAGGGAAGGGAGTGTATGACTTCCTTGTTACCTGGACACAGCACAACGATACTTTACAAGGAGGGGGACAGCACAAACACAGAACTGGCATAactagctacacacacacaatggccACCACCAGATATATAACTACACCATTTTGTCCCCCTATCAACTATCCAgtttctacacacacacacacgtacgtacacacactcacgcgtCACGCCAAAACGTCCACAGTGAGTTAAGGAGATAATTATCAGGGTCCCTCCCACTAGGCTCATTCACAGCCACGGCATCTTCCCTTGCCTTCCTTGATAGCCTGGGAGAGCTGGTCCGTATCTCTTCACCACCTTGCCCTGTTCTCAGAGTGTCTTCTGCCACTTGCACTGTACTGTCAGCCGGCCATCTTGAGCTTGTAGGGAAACAGGTGGACAAAACTAGCCAAACACAGATGTAGTTTATTCTAATGACGACCCTCTCCTAGCTTAACAACAGTTTATTCCTTGGACGACCTTTACCATTATTCTTGCACACTGGGCCACTTTATAATGACAAATATATAGCACAAATCAAGGAAATAAATTGACTAAGACAGTACAAGTATGACATGCACAATAATGAGTTAGGTTCCATTGCACACCACAGGTTCAGGTTTTCTGTGTGTGAAATAATTGCATAATGATACTGAAACACGATGACAGCATGATTCACTTACCTAGCTGCTGACTGACAAATGTAAGTGGCCAATTCTTCCATTCTCATATCCAGTACGATGTCCACTAGTGCTCGGTACGTGGCTGCACCTGGATTATGCTGTCTCCACACCTTTAGAGTATGAAACTTGCTGTTTGGAGATACCAATCAAGTTTAACGTCTTTCTGTTCAGCAGGGCTCAGCCCCAACATAGCAGGGTAGGTCTCCACATTGTCAAAGTGATCTGCCAGGTCCAACATGTCAGTCTCTTCAATTTCAGTGTCAAGTTGAGAGTCGGTCACTTTTGTACGTTCCTTCAATTCCTCAATGGTCACAGTCCTCGGTCCACCAGCTCCTGGGAGAAGGAAAGGGATGTAGTTAAATGGGCGTACAAGTTTTACATATAGACATGAAATTCCTATAGCTGTACAGAACACTACcgtattataaacgggtactaattttagcgaatttgtaattattaagtattcgctaataataataatttcttCTTTTTCTAACGTTTAAAACTCTTACTTatacatctataattattgtgctaatgaatttgctataaATCTGCAAAAATGAGTACCCTAAAAACGGTGAAAACGTtcaaattactacccgtctataaatAAGGTATATAcaactgatataattatgcatacctGAGGGAATGGTGCGTGGATATGAAGTGAGGACATCTTGTGAGGTATCTCCTTCAGTGACATCAAATGGTACAGCATCAGTTAGTACAGTAGAGGCTGTGTGTATTCATTAATaatatgaaagcaccgcgggtactgatgcctcggtggaggtgccaaagctacataacttaaaactactagctagcttttaAATTATCaatatcatgatgaattttgctgcattgcaatcacagggaaactcaaatagtgggtaatgatcgaccgttaattaatggctgcaagtcagcagagccttacagcactcttctcactcttgcagctaccaatagctagcgttttagtgcggagctaactactaagtagagtagcaacactcggtgaacaagttttgctacggactcttctgaaaaggctgcaatggcattccaagtaagcacaactaggcataactcgagaacgaagctttattttgcaaatccacaaatagcatgccaagactagaagcctatagaaactcttacttgcacagATGGAGTCGATCATCTTCTCTATatacactcatcaatatctggTGGGCCAGAGTCACACTGTGTACTAGTGCAAGCCAGTCTCCTCACCTGTGCAAGATCCCTCCACCTCCTCATATCCCAGGGCACACTCCTTACAGCTGTCAGCCCCCGGACCACCACGCTCTGTCAGGCATGCCCtatcacacactgcatggatgcatgtgcgtggtgtgtgggtgggtgggtgtgtgtgggtgtgtgtgtgggggtgtgtgtggggggtggggagATGGTCATATCACTAGCACTGTGGGTCACATGTAAATTATGACATTATTATGTTGAAGAGCTTATGGTTGAGTCATGTGACCACCGCCTTAGGgtcccgcccacaccacaagatctggtgtgtgtgagtgagagtTTGAAATAAAGTATGCATCGCCACCATGGCAGAGAAAGTTAAGGGTTAGCTAATTTAAGGGAAGTGCAGAAAATTACCGTTCGATTAGTTAATTAATGCTTAACAATCATTTTCTGGCGAGCACATACAGTCAGTCAAGATAGTCCGACCATAGGGAGAATACACGGATAACTGCAAACATGTTATTAGCGGAAATTCTAGCGGAAATTATAATACTTTAACTTTAACTATGGAAAGTGAACTGTTTATTGAAGTGTGTCTGCTAATTTCATGTGCTTCTATTGAGTTGGGACTTCCCCTGATTATAATGCCTGATTATAAGAGGTGTCTTTATTTCAAGGGTGGTCagtgtagccacacccccttacCTGTAATGGCGTGCTGTATCTTCCTCTTCCTCTCTAGGATGCTCCTCGATCTCCTGGTCCTCCACTGACTTGTGATAGAGCTACTCACCACACAGCCTCATCTGACAACACACCTGAAACAAGGGACAAcaatttgttataattatgttggagaACAATAAATACTGTAATAGTGCTGCTCACAAGCATCACTTACAGGAAGATAGACTCTTTAAGCCTGCACTCAGTATTGTATTCATTCTTGCTTTGAACACTTTTCTCTTTCTTTTCTGATCCACGTGGCACCATCAGCAAAACTCAAAAGTAGGGAGGGagctgagggggaggggctggtgtttTATTCATTTCCCTTTAGCCTATGAAGGGAAATGAATAAAAcaccagccccgccccctcccactaattaattgtctctcaAGAACTTATGACAATGacaatttatatatatatagcactatTGATGATGAACAACAGACAAatagtaataattaatgtCCAAAATTGTAGACCACAGTGAATAATTGTATCAAATTATCGCTTGAGGACAACACAATgaatgaggtataattatacaaaaacaaagtGTGTAAATTATGTTCAGTTCAAGTCCAGGAAGCAGTTGTCACAGACTCTGACCAACTTCTTTGAGGAGGGCAGCTGGGTGCTTTGTGAAGTGCACTGTTGGCAGAATatcatcctgtgtgtgtgtgtgcatgtgtgtgtgtgt is a window of Halichondria panicea chromosome 13, odHalPani1.1, whole genome shotgun sequence DNA encoding:
- the LOC135347016 gene encoding uncharacterized protein LOC135347016, which gives rise to MTSVAQHMNANGEARQRGGGMTRTFSPLTPIIQHLCSKSDEADSKSERSSRSQRHTEDARRSASKVKFSKTITEFPDYSRYDNPTEIKSVSSPGQSPSHSHHGKLDGDSLRVKGESSEHIRKKLLLLA
- the LOC135346456 gene encoding eukaryotic translation initiation factor 4E type 3-like → MEELATYICQSAASSRWPADSTVQVAEDTLRTGQGGEEIRTSSPRLSRKAREDAVAVNEPSGRDPDNYLLNSLWTFWRDATRRGSTAKDFFENLKPLCTVKTIKAFWGVVNNIRPIEQLGERESYHLMRNENRRPIWEDSDNAHGGLWSFKTKV